From Pseudomonas sp. CCI4.2, one genomic window encodes:
- a CDS encoding LysR substrate-binding domain-containing protein — protein MLNKRHLPSITALQCFEAVTRHLSFTRAAEELHLTQSAVSKQVAQLEDLVQHLLFRRVRRRLQLTPAGALYLGEVRKILMQVEMSTHYLRSYGGETEVLRVSTPPTFGARWLVPRLKGWRLRHPHIHLDLVSEQGPDDLIQGRCDLAFYFGQGARPGAESMKLFNEELIAVCAPGSLPAIPFTDPTQLSELVLLQSGSRPQAWHEWFDSQGYQTEYSYHGPRFETFYMCIRAAQVGCGVALLPRFLVEEELAEGKLVIPWPHALPSHDAYYMAYPEHTAEVPKIRDFVRWMTEQLDNPVT, from the coding sequence ATGCTCAACAAACGTCATCTGCCGTCCATCACCGCGTTGCAATGCTTCGAAGCGGTGACCCGGCACCTGAGTTTTACCCGTGCCGCTGAAGAACTCCATCTGACCCAAAGCGCCGTCAGCAAGCAAGTCGCACAACTTGAAGACCTGGTGCAGCACCTGCTGTTTCGACGCGTGCGTCGCCGCTTGCAACTGACCCCGGCCGGCGCACTGTACCTAGGCGAAGTGCGCAAGATACTGATGCAGGTGGAAATGTCCACTCACTACTTGCGCTCGTATGGCGGCGAAACCGAAGTCTTGCGGGTGTCTACCCCACCGACCTTCGGTGCTCGCTGGCTGGTACCTCGGCTCAAAGGCTGGCGGTTGCGCCATCCACATATTCACCTGGATCTGGTCAGCGAACAGGGCCCCGATGACTTGATTCAAGGCCGCTGCGACTTGGCGTTCTATTTTGGCCAAGGCGCGCGTCCCGGCGCTGAATCGATGAAACTGTTCAACGAAGAATTGATAGCAGTGTGCGCACCCGGTAGCTTGCCGGCCATCCCGTTCACTGATCCAACGCAGTTGAGCGAATTGGTCCTGCTGCAAAGTGGCTCACGCCCACAAGCCTGGCATGAATGGTTCGACAGCCAGGGTTATCAAACCGAATACAGCTACCACGGCCCGCGCTTTGAAACTTTTTACATGTGCATTCGCGCAGCACAGGTTGGTTGCGGCGTCGCGTTGCTGCCGCGCTTTTTGGTTGAAGAAGAGCTGGCGGAAGGCAAACTGGTGATCCCGTGGCCCCACGCCCTGCCGAGCCACGACGCCTATTACATGGCCTACCCGGAGCACACAGCTGAAGTGCCCAAGATCCGAGATTTTGTACGCTGGATGACTGAACAGTTGGATAACCCGGTAACTTAG
- the pncB gene encoding nicotinate phosphoribosyltransferase yields the protein MSESAFSDRIVQNLLDTDFYKLTMMQAVLHNYPNVDVEWEFRCRNGEDLRPYLTEIRHQIALLCELSMGPEQLGFLERISFMKPDFLRFLGLFRFNMRYVQTHIEDGELRIRLHGPWLHVIMFEVPLLAIVSEVRNRIRHPGTMLVQARDQLYRKFDWLLANASSDELAGLKVADFGTRRRFSYRVQEEVVSVLKQDFPGQFVGTSNVELARKLDLKPLGTMAHEWIMAHQQLGPRLIDSQIVALDCWVREYRGLLGIALTDCITTDAFLNDFDLYFAKLFDGLRHDSGDPVVWAEKCIAHYQNLGIEPMSKTLVFSDGLNLPKALEIFRALRGRINVSFGIGTNLTADIAGIEPMSIVLKMTACAGQAVAKISDEPGKTQCKDPNFVAYLRHVFKVPVSPVAELPALNTSVPTPLVEE from the coding sequence ATGAGTGAGAGCGCCTTCTCCGATCGTATCGTGCAGAACCTGCTCGACACCGACTTCTACAAGCTGACCATGATGCAAGCGGTGCTGCACAACTACCCAAACGTGGATGTGGAATGGGAGTTTCGCTGTCGCAATGGCGAGGATCTGCGGCCTTATCTGACTGAGATCCGCCATCAGATCGCCCTGCTGTGCGAACTGTCCATGGGCCCGGAACAATTGGGTTTTCTTGAACGCATCAGCTTCATGAAGCCTGACTTTTTGCGTTTTCTGGGTCTGTTCCGCTTCAACATGCGCTATGTGCAGACCCACATCGAAGACGGCGAGTTGCGTATTCGCCTGCATGGCCCATGGCTGCACGTGATCATGTTCGAAGTGCCGCTGCTGGCGATTGTCAGCGAAGTGCGAAACCGTATTCGTCACCCCGGCACGATGCTGGTGCAGGCCCGCGATCAGCTGTACCGCAAGTTCGACTGGCTATTGGCCAATGCCTCCAGCGATGAACTCGCCGGTTTGAAGGTGGCGGACTTCGGTACCCGCCGACGCTTCTCGTACCGCGTGCAGGAGGAAGTGGTTTCGGTGCTTAAACAGGACTTTCCCGGTCAGTTCGTCGGCACCAGCAACGTTGAGCTGGCACGAAAACTGGACCTGAAACCCTTGGGGACCATGGCCCATGAATGGATCATGGCCCATCAACAATTAGGGCCGCGACTGATCGACAGCCAAATTGTCGCGCTGGATTGTTGGGTCCGCGAATACCGGGGGCTGCTGGGCATCGCCCTGACCGACTGCATCACCACCGACGCTTTTCTGAACGATTTCGATCTGTACTTCGCCAAACTGTTCGATGGCCTGCGGCATGATTCCGGGGACCCGGTGGTGTGGGCTGAAAAATGCATAGCGCATTATCAGAATCTCGGCATTGAGCCAATGAGCAAGACGCTGGTGTTCTCCGACGGTTTGAATTTGCCTAAGGCGCTGGAGATATTTCGCGCGCTGCGAGGCCGTATCAACGTCAGTTTTGGCATCGGCACCAATTTGACTGCCGACATTGCGGGCATTGAGCCCATGAGTATTGTGCTTAAAATGACCGCTTGCGCCGGCCAAGCTGTGGCGAAGATTTCCGATGAACCCGGCAAGACGCAGTGCAAAGACCCGAACTTCGTCGCGTATTTGCGGCACGTGTTCAAAGTGCCGGTCAGCCCTGTCGCCGAGCTGCCGGCTTTAAATACTTCCGTTCCTACACCACTTGTTGAGGAGTGA
- the nadE gene encoding ammonia-dependent NAD(+) synthetase translates to MHAVQLQIAEELKVQPPFADQNALEAEVARRVAFIQQCLHNAKLKTLVLGISGGVDSLTAGLLAQRAVEQLRQSTGDKSYCFIAVRLPYQTQLDEHEAQASLECIKPDESHTVNIGPSVQALTAQIKAFEGQHASAVDFVTGNTKARMRMVAQYAIAGARQGLVIGTDHAAEAVMGFFTKFGDGACDIAPLSGLVKNQVRAIARSFGAPQSLVEKVPTADLEDLVPGKPDEASHGVTYAEIDAFLHGEPVREEAFTIIRDTYRKTQHKRELPFAP, encoded by the coding sequence ATGCACGCCGTACAGCTCCAGATCGCTGAAGAGCTCAAGGTCCAACCCCCTTTCGCCGACCAGAATGCGCTTGAAGCCGAAGTCGCGCGGCGGGTCGCTTTTATCCAGCAGTGTTTGCACAACGCCAAGCTGAAAACCTTGGTACTGGGCATCAGTGGCGGCGTTGATTCACTGACGGCAGGTTTGCTCGCCCAACGTGCGGTGGAGCAACTGCGCCAAAGCACCGGGGATAAAAGCTATTGTTTCATCGCCGTGCGCCTGCCGTATCAAACCCAGCTGGATGAGCATGAAGCTCAGGCCAGCCTTGAGTGCATCAAGCCGGACGAATCGCACACGGTAAACATTGGTCCTTCGGTGCAAGCGCTGACGGCCCAAATCAAAGCGTTCGAAGGCCAGCATGCCAGCGCTGTGGATTTTGTGACCGGGAATACCAAGGCGCGGATGCGCATGGTCGCGCAATACGCGATTGCCGGTGCGCGCCAAGGGTTGGTGATCGGCACTGACCATGCGGCGGAAGCAGTCATGGGTTTCTTCACCAAGTTCGGCGACGGCGCATGCGATATCGCGCCCTTGAGTGGATTGGTCAAAAATCAGGTCCGGGCCATCGCTCGCAGCTTCGGCGCACCGCAGTCGCTGGTGGAAAAAGTGCCGACCGCCGACCTTGAAGACCTGGTGCCGGGCAAACCGGACGAAGCCTCCCATGGCGTCACCTATGCCGAGATCGATGCATTCCTGCACGGTGAGCCGGTGCGTGAAGAGGCGTTCACGATCATTCGTGATACCTACCGCAAGACTCAGCACAAGCGGGAATTGCCGTTCGCGCCTTGA
- a CDS encoding 2-oxoadipate dioxygenase/decarboxylase family protein, whose translation MSSFEGLFSLVASVVGQPAAQWLEAHVEVPAGLHDFKWSDTELHRVWLAEALNLCLLHKLVEAVPAGRVYVEEQAEQRRKVVFDHGAIRTVDWFANGELPRGRLAFTRLLEPLGFTDVRTYPLTKLNMTGWGYRQQDLPEDIAQFFVSELHPGRFSEAFQAAAERVVSSSRDPLDTEQLSILKRLQLTRHCSLSEAYRLLPGLYAAFGRQHGVVRHADYQQLLSESAEMAWIATEGNSFNHLTDRVENLEAVVAEQVRRDRPMKAAIEVSASGRVMQTAYKACTVNRAMADASGKLHEHQVPGSFVEFIQRKLDPVDDKLDLNFDSSNAQGIFKMTGTR comes from the coding sequence ATGTCCTCCTTCGAAGGCCTGTTTTCCCTAGTCGCATCTGTTGTTGGCCAACCCGCTGCACAGTGGCTTGAAGCTCATGTAGAGGTGCCAGCCGGCTTGCATGACTTCAAGTGGAGCGACACTGAGCTGCACCGGGTTTGGCTGGCCGAAGCGCTGAACCTGTGCCTGCTTCACAAATTGGTGGAGGCGGTGCCTGCGGGTCGGGTGTATGTCGAAGAACAAGCCGAGCAACGGCGCAAAGTGGTGTTTGATCATGGCGCGATTCGGACGGTAGATTGGTTCGCCAACGGCGAATTGCCCCGTGGCCGTCTGGCCTTCACCCGGTTGCTCGAACCCTTGGGCTTTACCGATGTGCGCACCTACCCGCTGACCAAACTGAACATGACCGGTTGGGGTTATCGTCAACAGGACCTGCCGGAGGACATTGCGCAGTTTTTCGTTTCCGAATTGCACCCTGGTCGTTTCAGCGAAGCCTTTCAGGCCGCTGCCGAACGCGTCGTCAGTTCGAGCCGTGATCCGCTGGACACCGAGCAACTGAGTATCCTCAAACGCCTGCAATTAACCCGTCATTGTTCGTTGAGTGAGGCGTACCGCTTGCTACCGGGTTTGTACGCAGCCTTCGGCCGTCAGCATGGCGTGGTGAGGCACGCGGACTATCAACAATTGCTCAGCGAAAGCGCGGAAATGGCCTGGATTGCCACCGAAGGCAATAGCTTCAATCACCTGACGGATCGGGTTGAGAATCTAGAAGCGGTGGTTGCTGAACAAGTGCGGCGGGATCGGCCGATGAAGGCCGCTATCGAAGTGTCTGCTTCGGGCCGGGTCATGCAGACCGCCTACAAAGCGTGCACGGTGAATCGGGCGATGGCGGATGCGAGCGGGAAATTACACGAGCATCAGGTGCCTGGCTCGTTCGTCGAATTCATTCAGCGCAAGCTCGATCCGGTGGATGACAAGCTCGACCTGAATTTCGACAGCAGCAACGCCCAAGGCATCTTTAAGATGACCGGGACCCGATAA
- the azu gene encoding azurin: protein MFRKLVAVSLLTLASGHLLAAECKVNVDSTDQMSYDTKEINIDKSCKTFTVNLTHSGSLPKNVMGHNWVLSKDTDMAGIATDGMSAGIDNNYLKTGDDRIIAHTKIIAAGEKDSVTFDVSKLAAGSNYVFFCSFPGHNSMMKGTVAVK, encoded by the coding sequence ATGTTTCGTAAACTTGTCGCTGTATCCCTGCTGACACTCGCCAGTGGCCACCTGTTGGCGGCGGAGTGCAAGGTTAATGTCGATTCAACGGACCAGATGAGCTACGACACCAAAGAAATCAACATCGACAAAAGCTGCAAAACCTTCACTGTGAACTTGACCCACTCCGGCAGCTTGCCGAAAAACGTCATGGGTCATAACTGGGTGTTGAGCAAAGACACTGATATGGCCGGGATTGCTACCGACGGCATGAGCGCGGGCATCGACAATAACTATTTGAAGACTGGGGATGACCGCATCATCGCTCACACTAAGATCATCGCTGCAGGCGAAAAAGACTCGGTCACGTTCGACGTGTCGAAACTGGCTGCGGGTTCCAACTATGTGTTCTTTTGCTCGTTCCCAGGTCACAACAGCATGATGAAAGGTACGGTTGCGGTTAAGTAA
- a CDS encoding TIGR00730 family Rossman fold protein: MSLKFVCVFCGASAGTHPAYREAAVALGRTLAERQLTLVYGGGAVGLMGIVADAALAAGGEVIGVIPESLRSLEIGHNGLTRLEVVDGMHARKARMAELSDAFIALPGGLGTLEELFEVWTWGQLGYHGKPLGLMDVNGFYSKLAGFLDHVVSEGFVREEHRNMLQLSDCAAELLDTLDAWKPLVAPKWAGQKPT; this comes from the coding sequence ATGTCTTTGAAGTTCGTTTGTGTATTTTGCGGCGCCAGTGCTGGCACCCACCCGGCTTACCGCGAAGCGGCCGTGGCATTGGGGCGCACGTTGGCCGAACGTCAATTAACCCTGGTGTATGGCGGCGGGGCTGTCGGTCTGATGGGGATCGTTGCTGATGCTGCGCTGGCAGCCGGGGGTGAAGTGATCGGGGTGATTCCTGAAAGCCTGCGCAGCCTGGAAATCGGTCACAACGGCCTGACCCGCCTGGAAGTCGTCGACGGTATGCATGCCCGCAAAGCCCGCATGGCTGAACTGAGCGATGCGTTTATAGCCCTTCCCGGCGGCCTAGGCACGCTAGAAGAATTATTCGAAGTCTGGACCTGGGGTCAGTTGGGTTATCACGGCAAACCGTTGGGACTAATGGACGTCAACGGTTTCTACAGCAAACTGGCTGGTTTTCTCGACCACGTGGTCAGCGAGGGGTTCGTGAGGGAAGAGCATCGCAACATGCTGCAACTCAGCGATTGCGCCGCCGAATTACTCGACACGCTGGACGCCTGGAAACCCCTTGTTGCTCCCAAGTGGGCAGGTCAAAAACCTACCTGA
- a CDS encoding transglutaminase family protein, producing the protein MSAHYQISHDTHYKYDSPVSLAQQLAHLWPRPCAWQRCTQQELLISPIPTSRRDELDVFGNPLTRLAFERPHDELQVNARLRVEVLVRPTLDFNLSAGWNATSSALTYSGKPLSTAILEACRFRFESPYVHLKQTFVDYSDSCFSPHRPLLLCVQALMEKIFTEFTFDDEATQVATPLVEVLENRRGVCQDFAHLMLACLRSRGLAARYISGYLLTQPPPGQPRMIGADASHAWVSVFCPLLGWVDFDPTNNVQPTLEHISLAWGRDFSDVSPLRGVILGGGSHDPEVEVTVMPISAGAI; encoded by the coding sequence ATGAGCGCGCATTACCAGATTTCTCATGACACCCATTACAAGTACGACAGCCCTGTGTCCCTGGCGCAGCAGCTCGCGCATTTGTGGCCGCGACCTTGCGCGTGGCAACGATGCACCCAACAAGAACTGCTGATCAGCCCGATACCGACCAGTCGCCGTGATGAGCTGGACGTGTTCGGTAATCCGCTGACCCGTCTGGCATTCGAGCGGCCCCACGATGAGTTGCAAGTCAACGCACGGCTACGGGTTGAAGTGCTGGTGCGGCCAACGCTGGATTTCAATCTTTCGGCGGGCTGGAACGCCACCAGCAGCGCACTGACCTACAGCGGTAAGCCGCTCTCGACGGCAATTCTTGAAGCGTGTCGGTTTCGTTTTGAGTCGCCGTACGTGCATTTGAAACAAACCTTCGTTGACTACTCTGACAGTTGCTTTTCTCCCCATCGACCGCTGCTGCTGTGCGTGCAAGCGTTGATGGAGAAGATTTTTACCGAGTTTACATTCGACGATGAGGCAACTCAGGTGGCGACGCCACTGGTCGAAGTGCTGGAAAATCGGCGTGGCGTTTGTCAGGACTTTGCTCACCTGATGCTGGCATGCCTGCGTTCGCGTGGGTTGGCCGCGCGCTATATCAGCGGCTACTTACTGACTCAGCCACCGCCTGGACAGCCACGAATGATCGGGGCTGATGCTTCGCACGCGTGGGTTTCGGTGTTTTGCCCGTTGTTGGGCTGGGTGGATTTTGATCCGACCAACAATGTGCAGCCAACACTGGAGCACATCAGCCTGGCCTGGGGCCGCGATTTCTCGGATGTATCGCCGTTGCGTGGGGTGATTCTGGGGGGTGGCAGCCATGACCCGGAAGTTGAGGTGACGGTCATGCCAATCAGCGCTGGGGCTATTTGA
- a CDS encoding circularly permuted type 2 ATP-grasp protein, with the protein MPDLLDRYPLTAGTYHEMLDASGAIRPHWRHLYEHLQRSTPAQLMQRQALMSRQIHENGVTYNVYADPKGADRPWELDLLPHLIPAQEWASVAAGIAQRARLLNAVLADLYGPQRLIADGLLPAELVFGHNNYLWPCQGVKPPEGVFLHMYAVDLARTPDGRWWVTADRTQAPSGAGYSLENRQIVSRAFPDLYRDLQVQHLTGFFRALQETLVRQAPSDKEPPLVVLLTPGRFNESYFEHLYLARQLGYPLVEGGDLTVRDATVYLKTLSGLRRVHAIMRRLDDDFCDPLELRTDSALGVPGLLEAVRQGRVMVANALGSGVLESPGLLGFLPRISQHLFGEQLILPSVATWWCGEPPVLAQALEKLPDLLIKPAFPSQSFAPVFGRDLNAEQRQALAARMQARPYAYVAQELAQLSHAPVWQPDGDQLQPRAIGMRVYAVASADGYEVLPGGLTRVAAQADADVVSMQRGGASKDTWVLGERADGIKPWKTQRALGVRDLIRRDPYLPSRVVENLFWFGRYCERCDNSARLLRIMLTRHVDGDDPMALQAAVELGEVLRLLPEEGELPDRLLAALLGEDWSQSLRANLQRLQWAASQVRGKLSRENWQALVELQRESLSLETEDPDFGELLDFLNRLVMSLAALSGFALDDMTRDEGWRFLMIGRRIERLQFLSISLAAFLRDAAVNDQAGLEWLLELGNSSITYRSRYLAMPQLIPVLDLLLLDEQNPHAVLFQLKLVKRSLNRLNEDFGVPRDTRLGLLVERLAAFDLSSLENPLFGKNSVRAVLDGLADLLQSIGETSGQVSDRLALRHFAHVDDVSQRTVSV; encoded by the coding sequence ATGCCCGACCTGCTTGACCGTTATCCGCTGACTGCGGGTACTTATCACGAAATGCTCGACGCCAGCGGCGCCATTCGGCCGCATTGGCGCCACCTGTATGAGCATTTGCAACGCAGTACGCCTGCGCAGTTAATGCAGCGCCAGGCACTGATGTCTCGTCAAATTCACGAAAACGGCGTGACCTACAACGTTTATGCCGACCCCAAGGGCGCAGACCGGCCTTGGGAGCTGGATTTGCTGCCGCATTTGATCCCCGCGCAGGAGTGGGCCTCGGTCGCCGCAGGCATCGCTCAGCGTGCGCGGTTGCTCAACGCCGTGCTGGCAGACTTGTACGGCCCGCAGCGGTTGATCGCCGACGGTTTGCTGCCGGCCGAACTGGTGTTTGGTCACAACAATTATTTATGGCCGTGTCAGGGGGTAAAACCGCCCGAAGGCGTGTTCCTGCACATGTACGCCGTGGACCTGGCGCGCACCCCGGACGGGCGTTGGTGGGTAACCGCCGACCGTACGCAAGCGCCGTCGGGCGCGGGTTATTCGCTGGAAAACCGGCAGATTGTGTCCCGGGCCTTTCCCGATCTGTACCGCGATTTGCAGGTCCAGCACCTGACCGGCTTTTTCCGTGCGTTGCAGGAAACCTTGGTCCGTCAGGCCCCCAGCGACAAAGAACCGCCTTTGGTGGTGCTGTTGACCCCTGGGCGATTCAACGAAAGCTATTTCGAACACTTGTACCTGGCCCGACAGCTGGGTTATCCGCTGGTTGAAGGCGGAGATTTGACCGTTCGCGACGCCACGGTTTACCTCAAGACCCTCAGTGGCCTGCGCCGGGTTCACGCGATCATGCGTCGTCTTGACGATGATTTCTGCGATCCGCTGGAGTTGCGCACCGACTCGGCGCTGGGTGTTCCCGGTTTGCTCGAAGCGGTTCGCCAAGGCCGGGTGATGGTTGCCAATGCCTTGGGCAGCGGCGTTCTTGAGTCGCCGGGTTTGCTAGGGTTTTTGCCGAGAATCAGTCAGCACCTGTTTGGCGAACAGCTGATCTTACCGTCCGTGGCAACGTGGTGGTGCGGCGAGCCGCCGGTATTGGCCCAGGCACTGGAAAAACTTCCAGACCTGTTGATCAAGCCGGCTTTCCCTTCACAAAGCTTTGCCCCGGTGTTCGGTCGTGATCTCAATGCTGAGCAGCGCCAAGCGTTGGCCGCGCGGATGCAGGCCCGGCCCTATGCCTACGTCGCACAAGAGCTGGCGCAGTTGTCCCACGCGCCGGTCTGGCAGCCCGATGGCGACCAGTTGCAACCGCGAGCCATCGGCATGCGGGTGTACGCCGTCGCCAGTGCTGACGGCTATGAAGTGCTGCCGGGTGGCTTGACCCGCGTTGCGGCCCAAGCCGATGCCGACGTGGTGTCCATGCAGCGCGGTGGCGCGAGCAAGGACACCTGGGTCTTGGGTGAGCGTGCCGATGGCATCAAGCCTTGGAAAACTCAGCGGGCCTTGGGTGTCCGTGACCTGATTCGACGTGATCCTTACCTGCCTTCGCGGGTGGTGGAAAACCTGTTCTGGTTTGGTCGCTATTGCGAGCGCTGCGATAACAGCGCGCGGTTGTTGCGAATCATGCTGACCCGTCACGTCGATGGCGATGATCCGATGGCGTTGCAAGCGGCAGTGGAACTGGGAGAAGTCCTGCGTTTATTGCCCGAAGAAGGCGAGCTGCCCGACCGGTTGCTGGCCGCGCTGCTCGGCGAGGATTGGTCGCAAAGCCTGCGCGCCAACCTGCAACGTTTGCAGTGGGCGGCCTCGCAAGTGCGCGGCAAACTGTCACGAGAAAATTGGCAGGCGCTGGTGGAGCTGCAACGCGAATCCCTGAGCCTGGAAACCGAAGACCCTGACTTCGGCGAACTCCTCGACTTCCTTAACCGCTTGGTGATGTCGCTGGCAGCCTTGTCAGGGTTCGCCCTGGACGACATGACCCGTGACGAAGGCTGGCGTTTTTTGATGATCGGTCGTCGTATCGAGCGTCTGCAGTTTCTCAGCATCAGTTTGGCGGCGTTCCTGCGTGATGCGGCGGTTAACGATCAGGCCGGCCTTGAATGGTTACTGGAGTTGGGCAACAGCAGCATTACCTACCGTTCGCGTTATCTGGCGATGCCGCAGTTGATTCCGGTGCTGGACTTACTGTTATTGGATGAGCAAAACCCCCATGCGGTGTTGTTTCAACTGAAATTGGTGAAGCGCTCGTTGAACCGTCTTAACGAAGATTTTGGTGTGCCGCGTGATACCCGGCTGGGATTATTGGTAGAGCGCCTGGCGGCGTTTGATCTCAGCAGTTTGGAGAACCCATTGTTTGGAAAAAACAGCGTGCGCGCCGTGCTCGATGGCTTGGCCGATTTGCTGCAATCCATTGGTGAAACCAGCGGACAAGTCTCTGATCGTCTGGCCCTACGCCATTTTGCTCATGTTGATGATGTCAGCCAGCGCACGGTGTCTGTCTGA